One genomic window of Indioceanicola profundi includes the following:
- a CDS encoding alpha/beta hydrolase has protein sequence MKDFPHLTGPEVPPAAGGRAESLIVLLHGVGADGRDLIDLAGPWGAMLPNAAFIAPDAPFPCDMAPYGRQWFSLQDWTMTSLLAGVQAAAPILTGFLDRELKKRGLPWSRLALVGFSQGTMTALHAALRLPQAPAAVLGYSGALVGAELLAGDVRCRPPVMLIHGDADEVVPWQATSMAAQALSAAGLTVASHIRSRLGHGLDEEGIRLGGMFLRDSLRSNSTASR, from the coding sequence ATGAAGGACTTTCCACATCTGACAGGGCCGGAAGTTCCGCCCGCAGCCGGCGGACGGGCAGAAAGCCTGATCGTGCTTCTGCACGGGGTCGGGGCGGACGGAAGAGACCTGATCGACCTTGCGGGACCGTGGGGGGCGATGCTGCCGAACGCCGCCTTCATCGCGCCCGACGCTCCATTCCCCTGCGACATGGCCCCTTATGGAAGGCAGTGGTTCAGCCTGCAGGACTGGACCATGACCAGCCTTCTGGCGGGCGTGCAGGCGGCAGCGCCGATCCTGACCGGGTTCCTGGACCGGGAGCTGAAAAAGCGGGGACTGCCCTGGTCGCGGCTGGCGCTGGTGGGCTTTTCCCAGGGGACGATGACGGCGTTGCATGCAGCCCTGCGGCTGCCGCAGGCGCCGGCTGCGGTGCTGGGCTATTCCGGCGCGCTGGTGGGGGCGGAGTTGCTGGCCGGGGACGTGCGCTGCCGCCCGCCGGTGATGCTGATTCATGGCGACGCGGACGAGGTCGTACCCTGGCAGGCCACCAGCATGGCGGCCCAGGCGCTGTCCGCCGCGGGCCTAACCGTCGCCAGCCATATCCGGTCCCGACTCGGGCACGGGCTGGATGAGGAAGGCATCCGCCTGGGCGGAATGTTCCTGCGCGATTCGCTGAGGTCAAACAGCACCGCCTCAAGATAG
- the gluQRS gene encoding tRNA glutamyl-Q(34) synthetase GluQRS, producing the protein MHTVTRFAPSPTGLLHLGHAHSALFGFQAAQQAGGVFLLRIEDIDPNRCRAEHMQGIFEDLAWLGLSWPVPVRRQSEHLADYAAALDRLHALGVVYPCFCSRKEIQEEIARAGYAPHGPEGPLYPGTCRHLPAAEAAARVAAGAPHAMRLDVAKAMARTGPLRWYDRAAGWQQAAPETLGDVVLARRDAPTSYHLAVTVDDAIQGVTLVTRGEDLFHATHVHRLLQALLSLPVPEWHHHGLLTNEAGQRLSKRDGARALRALREEGVPPAQVRAMAGFPDP; encoded by the coding sequence ATGCACACCGTAACCCGTTTTGCTCCCAGCCCCACCGGCCTGCTGCATCTGGGCCACGCGCATTCCGCCCTGTTCGGCTTCCAGGCCGCACAACAGGCCGGCGGCGTCTTCCTGCTGCGGATCGAGGACATAGACCCCAACCGCTGCCGGGCGGAGCACATGCAGGGCATCTTCGAGGATCTGGCCTGGCTCGGCCTATCCTGGCCGGTTCCCGTTCGGCGGCAGTCGGAACATCTGGCCGACTATGCCGCAGCCCTCGACCGTCTGCATGCGCTGGGCGTGGTCTATCCCTGCTTCTGCTCCCGCAAGGAAATCCAGGAGGAGATCGCGCGCGCCGGCTACGCGCCCCACGGACCCGAGGGACCGCTCTATCCCGGCACATGCCGCCATCTTCCGGCGGCGGAAGCGGCGGCCCGCGTGGCGGCCGGCGCCCCGCATGCGATGCGGCTGGATGTGGCGAAGGCCATGGCGCGGACCGGTCCGCTGCGCTGGTACGACCGCGCTGCTGGGTGGCAGCAGGCAGCGCCGGAGACGCTGGGCGACGTCGTGCTGGCCCGGCGCGACGCCCCCACCAGCTATCATCTGGCCGTGACGGTGGACGATGCCATCCAGGGCGTCACTCTCGTCACCAGGGGGGAGGATCTGTTCCACGCAACCCATGTGCACCGGCTGCTCCAGGCCCTGCTGAGCCTGCCCGTACCGGAATGGCACCATCACGGGCTGCTGACCAACGAGGCCGGGCAACGCCTGTCCAAGCGCGATGGCGCCAGGGCCCTGCGCGCCCTGCGGGAGGAGGGAGTGCCGCCTGCCCAGGTGCGCGCCATGGCCGGTTTCCCCGATCCCTGA
- a CDS encoding amino acid ABC transporter substrate-binding protein, translated as MRRVLRSLALVLGLMAARAEAAEAPVFIALNLPSLFGTNGEGPYAQVHTRISELAGIEPQTMLLPPARAVAEFEAGRGLCLFPTSGSASKLERAVVGSAPINWFQLHIVAPPYQPLPRREELPGLLVGAILGIEHAYRSVLDMPGMNVEFSRDERTNLLKLMGGRLDAVLAIFPDARVAAEELGIELNYDPLQPLIVRDDAYVCADTEEGRAMAVRLSGLIEQMRASGELATLLGSSFMPPPAPAQPGTH; from the coding sequence ATGCGTCGCGTCTTACGCTCCCTCGCCCTTGTCCTAGGTCTGATGGCTGCTCGGGCCGAAGCGGCGGAAGCCCCGGTGTTCATCGCCTTGAACCTGCCGTCCCTGTTCGGGACCAATGGCGAAGGCCCCTATGCGCAGGTGCACACCCGCATTTCAGAACTGGCGGGCATCGAACCGCAGACGATGCTGCTGCCGCCGGCGCGCGCAGTGGCGGAGTTCGAGGCGGGTCGGGGTCTCTGCCTGTTCCCCACCTCCGGCTCCGCCTCCAAGCTCGAGCGGGCGGTGGTCGGCAGCGCCCCCATCAACTGGTTCCAGCTCCACATCGTCGCCCCGCCCTACCAGCCGCTCCCCCGGCGGGAGGAGTTGCCCGGCCTGCTCGTCGGCGCGATCCTCGGCATCGAGCATGCCTACAGGTCCGTCCTGGACATGCCCGGCATGAATGTCGAGTTCAGCCGCGATGAACGCACGAACCTGCTGAAACTGATGGGCGGGCGACTGGATGCCGTGCTCGCCATATTTCCGGACGCCAGGGTGGCCGCGGAGGAGCTCGGGATCGAGTTGAACTATGACCCGCTGCAGCCGCTGATCGTCCGCGACGATGCCTATGTCTGCGCCGACACGGAAGAAGGGCGGGCGATGGCGGTCCGGCTGTCGGGGCTGATCGAGCAGATGCGCGCGAGCGGTGAGCTGGCCACCCTGCTGGGCAGCAGCTTCATGCCGCCCCCCGCCCCCGCCCAACCCGGCACGCACTGA
- a CDS encoding DUF4743 domain-containing protein, with translation MSFLRHITACNTHDLSHYRPFFVAGQRVGMVREDLCRRLAGFGDPFTIRYDGIAVSESLAGPAERTAAVRSALDRLVEEGEVPPLRGEDYPVLSQWGTEPLMAMDRAAMPCFGLKCFGLHVNGYVRKEDGLHLWVGKRAMDRGVAPGQYDNLVAGGQPAGLSLAENLEKEGAEEASLPPELVRRAVPVGIVSYLMGTEAGLKDDSLFCYDLELDETFEPRNTDGEVERFELWPVSKVAESVERTDDWKFNVNLVVIDFLIRHGFLTPDHPEYMALCKGLRR, from the coding sequence ATGAGCTTCCTGCGCCATATCACCGCCTGCAACACCCACGACCTCTCGCATTACCGGCCCTTCTTCGTGGCCGGGCAGCGGGTGGGAATGGTCCGTGAGGATCTCTGCCGCCGGCTCGCCGGCTTCGGGGACCCCTTTACCATCCGCTATGACGGTATCGCCGTGTCGGAAAGCCTTGCCGGCCCGGCAGAACGGACGGCGGCGGTGCGGTCCGCACTCGACAGGCTGGTGGAGGAGGGGGAAGTGCCGCCGCTCCGCGGGGAGGATTATCCGGTCCTGTCCCAATGGGGGACGGAGCCGCTGATGGCCATGGACCGGGCCGCCATGCCCTGCTTCGGGCTGAAGTGCTTTGGGCTGCATGTGAACGGCTATGTCCGTAAGGAGGATGGCCTCCATCTCTGGGTGGGAAAGCGGGCCATGGACCGCGGGGTAGCTCCCGGCCAGTACGACAACCTTGTCGCGGGTGGTCAGCCCGCCGGGCTGAGTCTGGCTGAAAATCTGGAGAAGGAGGGGGCGGAGGAGGCCAGCCTGCCGCCTGAACTGGTCCGCCGCGCCGTGCCCGTCGGCATCGTCTCATACCTGATGGGAACGGAGGCCGGGCTCAAGGACGACTCGCTGTTCTGCTACGATCTGGAACTGGACGAGACGTTCGAACCCCGCAATACCGACGGGGAGGTGGAGCGGTTCGAGCTGTGGCCGGTCTCCAAGGTCGCCGAGAGCGTCGAGCGGACGGACGATTGGAAGTTCAACGTCAATCTGGTGGTGATCGATTTCCTGATCCGCCACGGGTTCCTGACGCCGGACCATCCGGAATACATGGCCCTGTGCAAAGGGCTGCGGCGCTGA
- a CDS encoding twin transmembrane helix small protein: protein MNGFLFTLLILTMLAVLGVLGMGLVAMARGGEFNAKYGNRLMWWRVRLQIAAIVLFVLTIFTATGS, encoded by the coding sequence ATGAACGGATTCCTCTTCACCCTACTGATCCTGACCATGCTGGCGGTGCTCGGCGTTCTCGGGATGGGTCTGGTCGCCATGGCGCGTGGCGGCGAATTCAACGCCAAATACGGCAACCGGCTGATGTGGTGGCGCGTCCGCCTCCAGATCGCGGCCATCGTGCTGTTCGTGCTGACGATCTTCACCGCGACGGGGAGCTGA
- a CDS encoding cob(I)yrinic acid a,c-diamide adenosyltransferase → MVRLTRIYTRGGDKGETSLGDGTRVPKGDLRVASYGTVDEANAIIGIARLHTTGQSGDLARADEMLGRIQNDLFDLGADLCTPEQENPPYPPLRIVDAQVDRLEQEIDSLNADLQPLNSFILPGGSPAAAQLHLARTVVRRAERLMAELAIRETVGGPALRYVNRLSDHLFVLARWVNGRGAGDVLWVPGKNR, encoded by the coding sequence ATGGTCCGGCTGACGCGTATCTACACCCGAGGCGGCGACAAGGGGGAGACGTCGCTGGGCGACGGCACCCGCGTGCCCAAGGGCGATCTACGCGTCGCCAGCTACGGCACGGTGGACGAAGCGAACGCCATCATCGGCATCGCCCGGCTGCACACGACCGGTCAGTCCGGCGATCTCGCACGTGCCGACGAGATGCTGGGCCGCATCCAGAACGATCTGTTCGACCTCGGCGCCGACCTCTGCACGCCGGAGCAGGAGAACCCGCCCTATCCTCCCCTGCGCATCGTGGATGCGCAGGTGGACCGGCTGGAGCAGGAGATCGATTCGCTGAATGCGGACCTCCAGCCCCTCAATTCCTTTATCCTGCCCGGCGGCAGCCCCGCGGCGGCCCAGCTCCATCTGGCGCGCACCGTGGTGCGCCGTGCCGAACGGCTGATGGCGGAGCTTGCTATCCGTGAGACGGTGGGCGGCCCGGCCCTTCGCTATGTGAACCGGCTGTCCGACCACCTGTTCGTCCTGGCCCGCTGGGTCAATGGCCGTGGGGCCGGCGACGTGCTGTGGGTTCCGGGGAAGAACCGCTGA
- a CDS encoding electron transfer flavoprotein subunit beta/FixA family protein: protein MKILVAVKRVVDYNVKIRVKPDNTGVELANVKMSMNPFDEIAVEEAVRLKEGGKATEIVVVSIGPTAAQETIRTALAMGADRGILVQTDAEVQPLAVAKALKAVVEKEQPQLVILGKQAIDDDANQTGQMLAALLGWAQGTFASKVVPAEGAVAVTREIDGGLETVELKLPAIVTTDLRLNEPRYASLPNIMKAKKKPIETVEPAALGVDFTPRLKTLKVTEPPKRQGGVKVPDVTTLVDKLRNEARVI, encoded by the coding sequence ATGAAGATACTGGTCGCCGTGAAACGGGTCGTTGACTACAACGTCAAGATCCGTGTGAAGCCGGACAATACCGGCGTCGAGCTCGCGAACGTGAAGATGTCGATGAACCCGTTCGACGAGATCGCGGTCGAGGAGGCCGTTCGCCTGAAGGAGGGCGGCAAGGCCACGGAGATCGTCGTCGTCTCCATCGGCCCCACGGCGGCACAGGAAACCATCCGCACGGCCCTCGCCATGGGCGCGGATCGGGGCATCCTGGTGCAGACCGATGCAGAGGTGCAGCCGCTGGCCGTCGCCAAGGCCCTGAAGGCCGTCGTGGAGAAGGAGCAGCCGCAGCTTGTCATCCTGGGCAAGCAGGCCATCGACGACGACGCCAACCAGACCGGGCAGATGCTGGCGGCCCTGCTGGGCTGGGCCCAGGGCACCTTCGCCTCCAAGGTGGTACCGGCCGAGGGCGCCGTGGCCGTGACCCGTGAGATCGACGGCGGCCTGGAGACGGTGGAGCTGAAGCTGCCGGCCATCGTCACCACCGACCTGCGCCTGAACGAGCCGCGCTACGCGTCCCTGCCCAACATCATGAAGGCGAAGAAGAAGCCGATCGAGACGGTCGAGCCGGCGGCGCTGGGCGTCGACTTCACCCCGCGCCTGAAGACGCTGAAGGTCACCGAACCGCCGAAGCGCCAGGGCGGCGTGAAGGTTCCGGACGTGACCACGCTCGTGGACAAGTTGCGCAACGAAGCGCGCGTCATCTGA
- a CDS encoding electron transfer flavoprotein subunit alpha/FixB family protein, whose product MSILVVAEPSTGEVKKPTLTTLGAAARIGGAVHVLVAGQGVADAAAAAAKAAGVEKALAADGAEYVNGLAENLAPLVAKAVQEGGYTHVLFPATTFGKNVAPRVAALLDVQQISEISGVESADTFTRPIYAGNAIATVQSIDPVKVITVRGTAFEAAAAEGGSGTVQAIGTTGDAGLSSFVGQELTKSERPELTSARVVVSGGRGMQSGENFHLLDSLADKLNAAVGASRAAVDAGFVPNDYQVGQTGKIVAPELYIAVGISGAIQHLAGMKDSKVIVAINKDEEAPIFQVADYGLVGDLFKIVPELTEALSKG is encoded by the coding sequence ATGAGCATTCTGGTCGTTGCCGAGCCCTCGACGGGCGAGGTGAAGAAGCCCACCCTGACCACCCTTGGCGCTGCCGCCAGGATCGGCGGGGCTGTGCATGTGCTGGTCGCCGGCCAGGGCGTCGCCGACGCCGCCGCTGCCGCGGCGAAGGCCGCCGGCGTTGAGAAGGCGCTGGCCGCCGACGGCGCGGAGTACGTCAACGGGCTGGCGGAGAATCTGGCCCCGCTGGTCGCCAAGGCGGTCCAGGAGGGCGGCTACACCCATGTGCTGTTCCCGGCCACCACCTTCGGCAAGAACGTGGCCCCCCGCGTCGCGGCCCTGCTGGACGTGCAGCAGATCTCCGAGATTTCCGGGGTGGAGAGCGCGGATACCTTCACCCGCCCGATCTATGCCGGCAACGCCATCGCCACCGTGCAGTCCATCGACCCGGTGAAGGTGATCACCGTGCGCGGCACCGCCTTCGAGGCGGCGGCTGCCGAGGGCGGCTCCGGCACGGTCCAGGCGATCGGCACGACCGGCGATGCCGGCCTGTCCAGCTTCGTGGGCCAGGAGCTGACCAAGTCCGAGCGTCCGGAGCTGACCTCCGCCCGTGTCGTCGTCTCCGGCGGCCGCGGCATGCAGTCGGGTGAGAATTTCCACCTGCTGGACAGCCTGGCCGACAAGCTGAACGCGGCCGTCGGCGCCTCGCGCGCAGCGGTGGATGCCGGCTTCGTGCCGAACGACTATCAGGTCGGTCAGACCGGCAAGATCGTCGCGCCGGAACTGTACATCGCCGTCGGCATCTCAGGCGCCATCCAGCACCTGGCCGGCATGAAGGACAGCAAGGTAATCGTCGCCATCAACAAGGACGAGGAAGCGCCGATCTTCCAGGTCGCCGATTACGGTCTCGTCGGCGATCTGTTCAAGATCGTCCCGGAACTCACCGAGGCGCTGTCCAAGGGCTGA
- a CDS encoding 3-hydroxybutyryl-CoA dehydrogenase produces MDIRTIGIIGAGQMGSGIAQVCATAGYSVKLSDINAEQLNAAVAGITRNLDRQVSKGKCEPADRDAALSRIATGTSLDIHADCDLVIEAATESEELKRAIFKQLVPHLRPDAMVATNTSSISITRLAASTDRPEKFIGMHFMNPVPVMQLVEIIRGIATDESTFLSIRDLTAKLGKTAAIAEDFPAFIVNRILLPMINEAVYTLYEGVGGVEAIDTAMKLGANHPMGPLELADFIGLDTCLSIMQVLYEGLADSKYRPCPLLVKYVEAGWLGRKVGRGFYDYSGDMPRPTR; encoded by the coding sequence ATGGACATCAGGACGATCGGGATCATCGGGGCGGGGCAGATGGGCAGCGGCATCGCCCAGGTCTGCGCCACAGCGGGCTACAGCGTGAAGCTGTCCGACATCAATGCGGAGCAGCTCAACGCCGCCGTCGCGGGCATCACCCGCAACCTCGACCGTCAGGTCTCCAAGGGCAAGTGCGAACCGGCCGACCGCGATGCCGCCTTGTCCCGGATCGCCACCGGCACCAGCCTGGACATCCATGCCGACTGCGATCTGGTGATCGAGGCCGCGACGGAGAGCGAGGAGCTGAAGCGCGCCATCTTCAAGCAGCTCGTCCCCCACCTGCGCCCCGATGCGATGGTGGCCACCAACACCTCGTCCATCTCCATCACCCGTCTGGCGGCTTCCACCGACCGGCCGGAAAAGTTCATCGGCATGCACTTCATGAATCCGGTGCCGGTGATGCAGCTTGTGGAGATCATCCGCGGCATCGCCACGGACGAATCGACCTTCCTCAGCATCCGCGACCTCACCGCCAAGCTGGGCAAGACTGCCGCCATTGCGGAGGATTTCCCGGCCTTCATCGTCAACCGCATCCTGCTGCCCATGATCAACGAGGCGGTCTACACCCTGTATGAGGGCGTCGGCGGGGTGGAGGCCATCGACACGGCCATGAAACTGGGCGCCAACCACCCGATGGGGCCGCTGGAGCTGGCCGACTTCATCGGCCTCGACACCTGCCTGTCCATCATGCAGGTGCTCTATGAGGGGCTGGCCGACAGCAAGTACCGCCCCTGCCCGCTGCTGGTGAAATATGTCGAGGCCGGGTGGCTGGGCCGCAAGGTCGGCCGCGGCTTCTACGATTATTCCGGCGACATGCCCCGCCCGACGCGCTGA
- a CDS encoding ABC transporter substrate-binding protein, with protein MKMGLAAIAAAALIGLGASPARAEPGVAEKEIVLGQVAALAGPASALGNGMRTGLLAAFGEANAAGGIHGRTINLVSRDDSYEPEDSAAQTRRMAEEAGIFALIGPVGTPTSKAAQPIAQEAGIPFIGPFTGAGFLRDPALSNVINVRASYDQETEEWIKHLVEDLGIKSIAILHQDDSFGQAGLSGVQKAMDKRGMSLTAAATYPRNTTDVKPAVDAIVAAKPEAVVMVGAYAPVAAFIGQAKKAGLNALFLNISFVGSEALADTLGPIGEGVVITQVVPFPWDSSVPVVRDYQAALKTHAGGERPGFVSLEGYLVGRLFLSALEKAGPSPTREALMKAMQGTHDLGGFALTFGPGDNQGSDRVYFTVLNADGSFLPVTKLVR; from the coding sequence ATGAAGATGGGACTGGCGGCCATCGCCGCTGCTGCGCTGATCGGACTGGGCGCATCGCCCGCGCGGGCGGAACCCGGCGTCGCGGAAAAGGAGATCGTGCTGGGACAGGTCGCGGCGCTGGCCGGACCGGCCTCCGCCCTTGGCAACGGAATGCGCACAGGCCTGCTGGCCGCCTTCGGGGAGGCGAATGCGGCCGGCGGCATCCATGGCCGCACCATCAATCTGGTATCCCGGGACGACAGCTACGAGCCGGAGGACAGCGCTGCCCAGACCCGCCGCATGGCTGAAGAGGCCGGCATCTTCGCCCTGATCGGCCCCGTCGGCACCCCCACCTCCAAGGCGGCGCAGCCCATCGCCCAGGAAGCCGGCATTCCCTTCATCGGCCCCTTTACCGGCGCCGGCTTCCTCCGCGATCCGGCGCTGAGCAACGTGATCAACGTCCGCGCCTCCTACGACCAGGAGACGGAGGAGTGGATCAAGCATCTGGTCGAGGATCTCGGGATCAAGTCCATCGCCATCCTGCACCAGGATGACAGCTTCGGGCAGGCCGGCCTGTCCGGCGTCCAGAAGGCGATGGACAAGCGGGGCATGAGCCTGACAGCCGCCGCCACATATCCCCGCAACACCACGGATGTGAAGCCGGCCGTGGACGCCATCGTCGCCGCGAAGCCCGAGGCGGTGGTGATGGTGGGCGCATACGCACCCGTGGCGGCCTTCATCGGGCAGGCGAAGAAGGCCGGGCTGAACGCCCTGTTCCTGAACATCTCCTTCGTCGGCAGCGAGGCGCTGGCCGACACCCTCGGCCCTATCGGAGAGGGCGTGGTGATCACGCAGGTGGTGCCCTTCCCCTGGGATTCCAGCGTGCCGGTGGTGCGCGATTACCAAGCGGCCCTGAAGACCCATGCGGGCGGCGAGCGGCCCGGCTTCGTCTCCCTGGAAGGCTACCTCGTCGGCCGCCTGTTCCTCTCCGCTCTGGAAAAGGCCGGCCCCTCCCCCACGCGGGAAGCGCTGATGAAGGCCATGCAGGGTACGCACGACCTCGGCGGCTTCGCCCTGACGTTCGGCCCCGGTGACAACCAGGGCTCCGACCGCGTCTATTTCACCGTCCTGAACGCGGACGGCAGCTTCCTGCCGGTCACGAAGCTGGTTCGCTGA
- a CDS encoding TlpA family protein disulfide reductase, with translation MAILRRLATIVLAGVLAGHVIAADSAPVQAAEPPAFSGEKRPFVYAAGRPEVPDLAFTGPDGKALKLSDFRGKVVLLNLWATWCPPCVKEMPSLDNLQAELGGEDFEVVALSLDRGGQGQVEPFFMETDLQHLTMYLDPAMTAMKAIKPPGLPVSLLIDAQGREIGRLSGEAIWDGDEAKAFIRHFMQEG, from the coding sequence ATGGCGATTTTGCGGCGGCTCGCAACCATCGTGCTTGCAGGGGTGCTGGCAGGCCACGTCATCGCGGCGGACTCCGCTCCTGTCCAGGCTGCCGAACCGCCCGCATTCAGTGGGGAGAAACGTCCCTTCGTCTATGCGGCGGGCCGGCCGGAAGTGCCTGATCTGGCCTTCACCGGGCCGGATGGCAAGGCCCTGAAGCTCTCCGACTTCCGGGGCAAGGTCGTGTTGCTGAACCTCTGGGCCACCTGGTGCCCGCCCTGCGTCAAGGAGATGCCGTCCCTCGACAATCTCCAGGCCGAGCTGGGCGGAGAGGATTTCGAGGTGGTGGCGCTTTCGCTTGACCGCGGCGGGCAAGGTCAGGTGGAGCCGTTCTTCATGGAGACGGACCTGCAGCACCTGACCATGTATCTCGATCCCGCCATGACGGCCATGAAGGCGATCAAGCCGCCCGGCCTGCCGGTCAGCCTGCTGATTGATGCGCAGGGCCGTGAGATCGGGCGGCTGAGCGGCGAAGCCATCTGGGACGGCGACGAGGCCAAGGCCTTCATCAGACATTTCATGCAGGAAGGCTGA
- the argH gene encoding argininosuccinate lyase, translating into MNSSAKNAAPGQAPQSNELWGGRFARGPAEIMEKINASIGFDRKLWAQDIAGSKAHAAMLAVQGIITEADRDAILSGLDQVAAEIAEGRFQFSTALEDIHMNVEARLKELIGEPAGRLHTARSRNDQVATDFRLWVRDALDRLEAGLKELQAALIDRAEEYAGTVMPGFTHLQVAQPVTFGHHLLAYVEMFGRDRGRARDARARMNESPLGSAALAGTPYPIDRNMTASALGFDRPTANSLDGVSDRDFALDYLSTASICAMHLSRLAEEIVLWCTPQFRFIRLSDAFTTGSSIMPQKKNPDAAELVRGKAGRVIGALNSLLIMMKGLPLTYSKDMQEDKEPVFEAEETMALVLAAMTGMIRDLTADEAGMRKAVELGFPTATDLADWLVRNLGIPFREAHHITGRVVKLAEGKGCGLSDLSLADMQGVEQRITQDVFAVLSVEASVASRTSSGGTAPENVRAAVKAARERFL; encoded by the coding sequence ATGAATTCAAGCGCAAAGAACGCCGCACCCGGCCAAGCCCCTCAGTCGAATGAGCTCTGGGGCGGCCGCTTCGCCCGCGGCCCGGCGGAGATCATGGAGAAGATCAACGCCTCCATCGGCTTCGACCGGAAGCTCTGGGCGCAGGACATCGCCGGGTCCAAGGCGCATGCCGCCATGCTGGCGGTACAGGGCATCATAACAGAGGCCGACCGCGACGCCATCCTGTCCGGCCTGGATCAGGTGGCAGCCGAAATCGCCGAGGGCCGGTTCCAGTTCTCCACCGCGCTGGAGGACATCCACATGAATGTGGAGGCCCGGCTGAAGGAGCTGATCGGGGAGCCGGCGGGCCGCCTGCACACGGCACGTTCGCGCAACGACCAGGTGGCGACCGATTTCCGCCTCTGGGTGCGCGATGCGCTGGACCGGCTGGAGGCCGGGCTGAAGGAGCTTCAGGCCGCCCTGATCGACCGGGCTGAGGAATATGCCGGAACGGTGATGCCGGGCTTCACCCATCTTCAGGTGGCCCAGCCGGTGACCTTCGGCCACCATCTGCTGGCCTATGTGGAGATGTTCGGGCGCGACCGCGGCCGGGCCCGCGATGCCCGCGCCCGCATGAACGAGTCGCCGCTGGGCAGCGCGGCCCTAGCCGGCACGCCCTACCCCATCGACCGGAATATGACGGCGTCCGCCCTCGGCTTCGACCGGCCCACGGCCAACTCGCTGGACGGCGTCTCCGACCGGGACTTCGCGCTGGACTACCTCTCCACCGCCAGCATCTGCGCCATGCATCTCTCCCGCCTGGCGGAGGAGATCGTGCTGTGGTGCACGCCGCAGTTCCGCTTCATCCGCCTGTCCGACGCCTTCACCACCGGCAGCTCCATCATGCCGCAGAAGAAGAACCCGGACGCGGCGGAGCTGGTGCGCGGCAAGGCCGGCCGGGTGATCGGGGCGCTGAACAGCCTGCTGATCATGATGAAGGGCCTACCGCTGACCTATTCCAAGGACATGCAGGAGGACAAGGAGCCGGTGTTCGAGGCGGAGGAGACCATGGCGCTGGTGCTGGCCGCCATGACCGGCATGATCCGCGATCTCACCGCCGACGAGGCCGGAATGCGCAAGGCGGTGGAGCTGGGCTTCCCCACCGCGACCGATCTGGCCGACTGGCTTGTCCGCAATCTCGGCATTCCCTTCCGCGAGGCGCACCACATCACCGGCCGCGTGGTGAAGCTAGCGGAGGGCAAGGGCTGCGGCCTCTCCGACCTGTCCCTGGCCGACATGCAGGGCGTGGAACAGCGCATCACCCAGGATGTCTTCGCCGTGCTGAGCGTGGAGGCCAGCGTCGCCAGCCGGACCAGCTCCGGCGGCACCGCCCCTGAGAATGTCAGAGCCGCGGTGAAGGCCGCGCGGGAGAGGTTCCTGTGA